From Slackia heliotrinireducens DSM 20476:
GAACTGCCAAGCTTCAGCCCGATGCCGTGGCTGCGCAGCAGCGCATGCAGCTGGCAGGCCATGTCGGCATCCAGCGGCGCCAGCACCTGCTTCGGGCGCTGCACGATGGTGACCTCGACGCCCATCTCACACAGATTCTCGGCCACTTCCAGACCGATGAAGCCGCCGCCTGCGACGACGGCCGACTTCGGCGCCTTCTCCACCACGAAGTTGCGCATGGCGAAGGTGTCCTCGACCGTACGCAGGGTGAACACGCGCTTGCCGTCCACACCCGCCAGGCGCGGCACGGTGGGCTTGGCCCCGGGCGACAGCAACAGCTTGTCGTAGGGTTCGTCGAACACCTCGCCGGTTTCCAGATTGCGCACGGTCACGGTCTTTAGATCAGGGTTAATGGCCTCGACCTCATGATGCACGCGCATGTCCACACGGAACCTGCGCAGGAAGCTTTCAGGGGTCTGAAGCGTCAGGGCGCCCGGATCGGTGATCACGCCGCCCACAAAGTACGGCAGACCGCAATTGGCATACGACACGTACCCCGTGCGCTCGAACACGATGATTTCCGCGGTTTCATCCAAACGCCTGATGCGCGCGGCCGCAGAAGCTCCGCCCGCCACTCCGCCGACGATGACTACCTTCATGGTCCTACCTTTCAACAGGTCCGCGATATCCGGAGATGCCGCCGATCGATTTCACGTTTTCGTATCCCATGGCGCGCATGGACAGTTCGGCCTTGTCGGCCCGCCCGCCGCCGAAGCAGTAGATGAAGACGGGCGTCGACTTGTCCGGCACCACGGCTTCGACCTCGGAAATCCGCTTCACGCTCAGGTTGACCGCTCCGGGTATGCGACCGCGGGCGAATTCGTCCGGCTCGCGCACATCCAGCAGCACCGCACCCGGCA
This genomic window contains:
- a CDS encoding rhodanese-like domain-containing protein is translated as MGLFDMFSRPNINDGAKACADMPGAVLLDVREPDEFARGRIPGAVNLSVKRISEVEAVVPDKSTPVFIYCFGGGRADKAELSMRAMGYENVKSIGGISGYRGPVER